A segment of the Aridibaculum aurantiacum genome:
AGTGGTTTGGTGTTACCTATAAAGAAGATGCACCTTCTGTTCAGCAGAGCATCAACAACTTGATAGAGTCCGGAGAGTACCCGCAGAACCTGTGGGCATAACCATCATCATATTTTCAATGAAAAAGAGGAACTAGTTTTCCTCTTTTTTTATTCAATAAATTGCTCCTCTAAACCATCTCTCATGAAACATCTGACAGTTGCTATATCAATATTCATCACTTCTATATCCTCTACCATGGCACAACAAAACAGGCTCAGCGAACAGGCAGGTACAGTTAAAAGTGTTAAGCAGGAAAACAATACATATCATTTTGAACTAACCAATGGCTTTGCGCAAGTAACACCCTACAACGCCACTACTATAAGGGTGCGCGTTAATAAATCTAAGTTCACCGGTGATCAGTCGTATGCGATTGATGATCTTACTGCCAAAGGTAAGTTTACTTCAAAGGAAGAGGATAGAGACAACCTGCGACTGTATACAGACAGCCTGATGGTGGTAGTACATAAAACACCTTTTCGTGTATCTTTTTATAACAAGGCAAAACAGTTGATCAATGCTGATGAAGATGCATTGGGTGTAAGCTGGTATGGCAACAATGTTAGCTGTTACAAAAAACTTCATAAAGATGAAAAGTTTATAGGACTGGGAGAGAAGACCGGTGGCATAAACAGGCGTGGCAATTTCTATACGCATTGGAATGCAGATGTACCGGGTTATGCTTTGAATGCAGATCCTTTATACTCTTCTATTCCTTTCTTCATTGGTATCCATGACAAGATGGTGTATGGTATCTTCTTCGATAACTCACATCGTACGTATTTCAATTTTGGTGGTGGTGCTGATGAAGAGCTTTATCATTTTGGTGCTGAAGATGGTGAGATGAACTACTACTTTTTTGGTGGTAATACAGTAACTGATATCATCAAAGATTACACTTCTCTCACTGGCCGCACTACCATGCCGCCGTTGTGGAGTTTAGGTTTTCAACAATCACGTTGGGGCTACGATAGCCAAGAGCAGTTGCTTGATATTGCAAAGACTTTTCGTGATAAGAAAATGCCTGCAGATGTTATTGTGAGTGATATCAACTACATGGACAACTATAAAATCTTTACCTGGAACCCAAACAACTTCAGTAATGTAAAGCAGATGAATGCACAGATGAGGCGGATGGGTTTTGATATGGTAACCATCATAGACCCAGGTATCAAAATAGAAAAAGGATATAAGGCATATGAAGAAGGTGTAGCTAAAGATCTTTTTGCTAAGTATCCTAATGGAAGAATGTATGTTGGTCATGTGTGGCCAGGGCGTTGTCACTTTCCTGATTTTGTGAAACCGGAAACGCGTAAGTGGTGGGGCGAAAGCTTTAAGGATAGCTATGTGAACAATGGCGTTCGTGGCTTTTGGAACGATATGAATGAGCCTGCAGCATGGGGTCGTGAATTTCCTAACCTGATAGAATTTGGAGAAGGCAAAGACAAAGCAACTTTATATAAAGTAAAGAATGCTTATGGCTCGTTGATGAGCAAAGCAACATACGAAGGAACACGCGCATTGATGAATGGACAACGTCCTTTTGTGCTTACTCGCGCTGCTTATGCAGGTATTCAAAAATATAGCGCTCAATGGACTGGCGATAACGTAAGCAGCGATGAGCATATGCTCTTAGGATTTCGCTTGCTGAATAGCATGGGCGTTAGTGGTGTGCCTTACGTAGGTATGGATATTGGTGGATTTATGGGTAATCCTTCACCTGAACTTTTTGTTCGTTGGATGTCACTTGGGGTTTACTCTCCATTGTTCCGCAACCATACGCATTTTGGTTATAACTACCGCGAGCCATGGTTGTTTGGTGAAAACAACACACCTATTATTCGCGGTATTTTAGAACAACGCTACCAGTTGCTTCCTTACCTATACAGCAGTTTCTACCAGGCTCATGTTACCGGCATGCCTATCAATCGTATGCTACCTATTGCTTATACACACGACGATAAAGTGTACCAGGGAAAATTTGAGAACCAGTTCCTGTTTGGTGATAACATCCTGGTTGCCCCGGTTGAAAGCAACAAGCAGGTTGCTGAAGTTTATTTACCCGGCAATACAAACTGGTATAGGTTAAGCAATGATGAGATATTCAAAGGTGGAGCTGCTACTTATGTGCAGGCACCACTTACTGATCTTCCTGTGTTTGTAAAAGAGGGGGCTGTTATCCCGATGCAGTCGGTTATTCAGCATACAAAAGAAAAAGGTGATGGTGTACTTTACCTGCATGTTTATAAAGGATCAACTCCTACATCGTTTACTTATTATGAAGATGATGGAGAAACGTATGATTACGAAAAAGGTAGTTCATATAGAAGAACGATATCGTATGATCCCGAACAGCAGAAGGTTTTGTTTGGAGCTAAGCAAGGAAACTTTTCAAGCAAATTCAAACGTGTAAAGCTTATACTCCATGGTTTTGGTAAAGCAGGAAAAGATGAAACTTCCGCACTTAATGATGGAGCTTTTGAATTATCACTCAACTAAATAATCTTTTTCTTCATACATGAAAGAGCCTGCTTATGCGGGCTTTTTTATTTGAATGAACTGTCAATTTTCTTCAACTCCTTTGCTTCCAGCTCATTCGAGCAATGGACTTATAGGTGCCACAAGTTTAATTTCATTTTCCTGTATTTAATTTATACATTATATCATCTAAACAATAATCTATGAGTACAGGTAAATGTTTTGTGATAATGGGATTTGGAATCAAAACCGATCTTGCTACAGGCAGGAAGTTAGATCTCAACAAGTCTTATAATGCGTTGATCAAACCCGTGGTTACGGCCAAAGGTCTTAGCTGTATTCGCGCAGATGAAATTCTGCACACAGGCATCATTGATGTAATGATGTATAAGGAATTGATGGAAGCGGACATTGTTATAGCCGATCTATCCACTGCTAATCCAAATGCTTTTTATGAACTAGGTATACGTCATGCACTGCGTCCTCATACTACTATCGTTATTTCTGAAAGCAAGCTTCCATACCCGTTCGATCTTAACCATGTGCGGATAACTTCTTACGATCATCTATGCGATGTTATAGACTACGATGAGGTAATGCGCTTTCATGGTGTACTGGGAAAAACACTTGATGTAGTGATGCAACAGCCAAAGGTGGATAGCCCGGTGTACACTTATCTCAATGGTCTTGTTCCGCCTGCATTGCAGGAACGTGCAGCACAAGTGGCTGTTGAAATTAATAATGCCATCGAGAAAAATCAACCAGCTAGAAAGAAGAAGAGCGAGCAAAGTAAGACCATGTCTATGACCACAGAACAGGCCGAAGAAGCAATCAAAAAACGCAAATACAAAACAGCTAAACTTCTTTTTGGATCTGTGCTCGACATGTTGGAAAATGATGATGATCCTGCTAACAACATTAACCCATACATATTACAGCGCCTCGCTTTTTCCATCTATAAAAGCAAAGAACCGTTGCGCTTACACGGTACCGAATCAAAAGAAGGAAATCATTTACTGGCGCTAACAGAAGCTATGACATACCTTAACAAACTCGACCTGCGGCATACCAACGATCCGGAAACACTTTCTTTAGCCGGGTCTATAGAAAAGAAATTGTACGAAAAGCAGGAAGGTGATGATCACCTGGCTGCGGCATTGCTATATTTTCAGCGAAGCTTTTACCTGCTATACAGCAGGTACAATGGTATAAGCCTGGCGTACATGTACCTGTGCCAGGCCAATTCTGCTATCAGCAGCACTATAGAAGAAAAGATAGCTGACTTGGTAGCAGCCAGGCGTATGTGGAAGATGGTTATTGAAAAGTGTAACCACGATTGGAAAGAAGTGGTGAAGCGTGAACAGAAACACCAGCATGATGAACAAGAGTATGATGCGCTGTCGCAGGAGCAAACAAAGAATGACCTTGAACAAAAGTTCTGGATACAGGTAAATAAGGCTGAAGCTTACTATGGTTTAGGTAATATGGAAGCCTTCCAGGCAGCGCATGAAGCAGCGTCAAACATACCGCACGAAAAGTGGATGATGGAATCCTTCGAACATGAGTTGAAGCAGGTAAAGCGGCATCTAAAAGCGGTAGGTTATCTTATAGACCCTTCTCTGCAAAAGCAACGGAAAGTAGTAGTACAGCCAAAGCAGGCTATTATTATTTAGTTTAAAATGTATTCTTCCACATCATGCTTTCTACCGGCTTGTCGGGCTGGCCACTGTACTTTGCATTTTTCTTCTGGTTATATTTCACTTCTATTTCGCCATCCACCGGGAAGTAGATCAGCTGCCCAATAGGCATGCCTTTATATACTTTCACCGGTTGTTTTACAGAAATCTCGAGTGTCCAGTTGCCACAAAAACCAACGTCGCCTTTGCCAGCTGTAGCGTGAATATCTATGCCCAGCCTGCCCGTGCTCGATTTTCCTTCCAGGAAAGGAACATGGGCATGCGTTTCAGTATACTCCATCGTAACGCCGAGGTAAAAAATATGCGGGTATAATACAAAACCTTCTTCAGGTATTTCAAAATGTTCTACCTGGTTATGCTTCTTTGCATCCAGTATATGTTCTTTATATGTAGCCAGCCACTTGCCCAGGTGCACATCATAACTATTGCTGCCTAATGCTTCCCTGGTATAAGGTTCAATCTTAATTGTTCCCTTTTCCATCTCTTCTAAAATGCGACTGTCTGTAAGTATCATATCTGTATTATTAAACCAGCTTTATCACTTTGTTGATGCAGTGGTTGCGACGCTCCGTTCATCTGCAGATCGCTTGGCGGCGGGGGCAGAATTCAGTGATCAGAGATCAGTTATTAGGCAGTAGTGAATGGTTAATAGTCAATGGTGAATTGTCAATAGGCAATGGTGAATTGCTGCTGGTGTTTGTGGTATGGCTCAGCAAGCTGTTAGATTTATAAGAACAACAACTTAATGAACTTACCACTGCCGACACCGACAAACAGGAACAAGAAACCAGGAACCCTAAACATTGAACATTAAACCTTAAACATCAAACCTTAAACATCAAACCTTAAACATCAAACCTTAAACATCAAACCTTAAACTTGAAACTCCAACCTCCTTCTCCTCCTTCTGCAAATAAATCGTAATTCTGCAATCTAAAACCAGTAATCTACAGTTGCCGCTGTTTTATCAACAAAATATCAACGAGCACACCCGGTTGGGCATTTGGAGAATAGAAGAGCCAGAAGAATTTTTTCTCGAAGCTGTTCCATTGCAAGCTGCCATTACACACCCGCAAAAGAGGTTACAGCATCTTGCGGGCCGCTATATGTTGGCTCATTTATTTCCTGGTTTTCCTTATCATGAGATACTGATCGCAGATACACGCAAGCCTTATCTTCCAAACGAACAATATCATTTCTCTATTTCGCATTGTAGTAGTTATGCAGCCGCTATTGTAAGTACTGAAAGTAGAGTAGGAGTAGATGTTGAACTGGTAACCGCAAGAGTTGAAAAGATCAAGCATAAGTTTCTTCATCCTGATGAATTGCGTTTTGTAAATGCTCAATTGCCTTCTCAGCAGTTACAGTTGCTTTCCTTGTTATGGAGTGCAAAAGAGGCTATGTTCAAATGGTACTCTTATGGCGATGTAGACTTCAGCGAGATGCTGCGCGTATTTCCTTTCATTCTAGCGAACAAGGGAACAATAGATGCATGTTTTATTGGAACTGCTATGCAGGTGCCTCTCACGCTGCATTACCAGTTGTTTGATGATCTATGCATGGTACAAGTGATGAGTGATCATTAAGCATCATTGCTGCTTTCATTTGCTGCAGTAGCAGCTGGGTAGCTTCTATACCTTCGTAAGCCTTCCTCCATTTTTCTATGTACAAGTTGTTTCAATGCTGCTACGTCTTTCATGTGCAGCCCTGCAACAGGTATCTCTTCCAGGAAAACAACACGACACTGCCCGGGGGTAAGCATAAAGATGCTGCTATAGTGCAAGCGATCCAGCGCATCAACGAACAGTACAGGCTTGATGGGTGTTTGCGTTTCTATTGCTATGCGAAAGGCCCCATCAAAAAATTCTTTCAGTGGTTGTTCGGTCTCGTTAAAAGTACCTTCAGGAAAAATGAATATTGAGATGTGTTTGCGCAAGGCTGTTTTCAATAGCCTTACACTTTTTGCCCGACGTTCTGCATTCTTTCTTTCTACCAGTATTACTGCGCGTTTGTAAATTGAACCAAACAACGGATACTTCACCATTTCATATTTACCCAGTACCCGCACCGGCTGATCCATTGCAATTACTATAGGCGGTATATCCATATACGAACTATGGTTGGCGACAAAGATGTAAGTGCCTTCTGTGTTGTGCGGTACCTCGTAAATATTCTTATGTCTTATTCCAACAAAGAAGTACCAGGTGAGTCCCCATACTTTACAAACCTGATAGATGAAATTGCCGCCTTTTACCTTGCCAAAAAAAGATCCTACAATAACAAACGGAAGTGCAACGATCATAGTGATGATGAACAGGAGCAAGGCGTATATACAGTAGATCCACTGCAGCGGTTTAAGGATGTATTTCATCAACCAGTACTTAGGTGCTAAAGATAAAGGTTATGGTAAAACCACCACCTGGTTGATAGACCATGCTTCGGGCTTGCCTGCAAACAGTTGTTTGGTTTGTTGCCACGTATCGGCGAAGAAGGATGAATGCCTGTAAGCATCCAGGGCATCAGCAGATACCCAATGACTGTACGTGAAGAAGATAGCGGGGTGTAAACGGTCTTGCCAGAGCTCAAGGTGCATGCATCCTTCAAAGTTCCTTATCTGTTTTTTACGGCCTTCAAAGAACGTTTTGAACTCTTCTATTGCATCGTCCCTGAAAGTCATTTTTACTACACGCACCAGCATTATTCAAAAAAGATTTTTACGGTTTGGTAAAACCATTTGTTCTGTAGCGACATGCTTTGCTTTTGCATAGCCTCAGAAAAGCCTTGTAAGCCGAATAAGCCCGCTGCATTCCCTTTGTTGATGGCTATCTCCAAATAACCGGCAGAGTTGAAATATGCCACCTTCTCGCCTTGTGGAACGCATGCATAAGATTCACTTATGCTATCAATCACTTCATCGCGTTTAAATACAATTTTGAAGTTTCTGCCGTTACGCTCTTTTTCAAAGTCACTGCGGGTAATGTTCACAATCACATTTTCAAAATTGTCGATGTAGAGTATCTGCCCTTCCATGGTGGTTGGACTGGTAACATACTTCAACCGCAGTTTCTCTACAATAGCAACACCAGGATCGCCAATAGCATCCAGGGATTTACCCTGCAGCAATTGCTGGTAAGCAGCTATAATGGTAGCAGTACACGTAAGTGTAGTGGGAGGTTCGCCTGCAGGCAACGGCAAGCCTACTACATACTCTGGTGTGCCATCCAATATCATTGTTAGTAAACCATTATCGGCACAGGCAATGTATTGCTGGTTGTGGTAAGCGAGCAGCATCTGTTTTGGCTTTTCATCAAACATGTTTACCAGCACCATGTGAAAAGTATTCTTTGGAAAATACTTAAATGCACTGCAGCAGAAGTATGCTGCCTGCGGGTAATTGAAGGATGATAATTGGTGAGAGATGTCTACTATGTTCACCTGCTCCAGCACCGAGTATAGTTGACCTTTAACCGCCGCTACCAGGTAGTCTTCTAAGCCAATATCGGAGGTCAATGTTACTATGGGCATATGTGCTGTTACTCTTCGGTTGTTGTAGTACGGGTGCTTATAAAACCAAATGTTCTATACCAGGATTAGTACTTGATTGGTTTACACCACTGATCAGGATATGTGATACTGCTATACGCAGGTATCAACTGCAAAGCGACCATAAAATTTACAACTCATCAAGGATAATATGTATTTGTTGATAAAATTCCAGGTGGTAGTGTTGTATCCACATCATGCATTTGATTGTTTGAATGCAGGTAGAAGAGGTAAAATAAAAGTTAGGAATGAACAGGCTGTATTCATGATTTACATAAATGCACACTATAGGTGGACTTGTTAATTATTAATTGATGATGGTTCTGGTCCAATGCGGTTTTATATTCTTCAAGGATTGAAAGCAACCAGGAACTTGTATACCATAAACTATGTTCCCTATACAACTATGACCCTATGTGTTAAATGGTTCTATTGGAACATATAGCGTCATAGGAACAGTAGAGCACATAGCGTATGATGAGCTTTGCAAAAATTTTGCAAGCCGCCATACTTACTAATGATGAAAGGAGCGTCGCAACAAATGTTGATGGTTGAAATGTAGCTGGTGAAAAAAAATAGAAAATGAGAGGGAATGGAGTAAAACAAAAAAGCCCCACATTTCTGTGAGGCTTATCTTGTGAACCCGCTGGGACTCGAACCCAGGGCCCATACATTAAAAGTGTATTGCTCTACCAACTGAGCTACGAGTTCTTCCTTTTTTCAAGCGCTACCGTTAGGCGTTGTTTGAATTGGGAGTGCAAAAATACAGGCAGAAGATATTCGCGCCAAATTTTTTCTGAAAGTTTTTTTCTTCTGCTCAAAATTATTGGTCAAAACTATTGTGCCACAACTCTGTTACTTTTGCAGCCAACATAAAATAGATGTCTTACTTCAGTAACAAAGTAGTAGTAGTAACAGGTGGTTCCGATGGTATAGGTAAAGCTCTTGTAGAAAAACTTTTAGAGCAAGGTGCCACTGTAGCAACATGTGGTCGCAACCACGATAAGTTGTACCAATTGCAATTGCAGCAAACAGGAAGGCCGCTTTTTACTATGTCGGCTGATATAGGCAAAGAAGCAGATTGCAAGAAGTTTATTGATACCGTAGCCAAAACATATGGTCGTATTGATGTGCTGATCAACAATGCCGGTATATCAATGCGGGCTATGTTCCAGGAATTAGAACTGGAGACGCTGCGCCAACTAATGGATGTGAATTTTTGGGGCACTGTTTATTGTACCCGCTATGCATTACCAGAAATCATCAAAACTAAAGGAACCATTACAGGCATTTTGTCTGTAGCTGCATTCAGGGGATTGCCTGGCAGAACGGGTTATAGTGCCAGTAAATTTGCTGTAAATGGATTTTTGGAGGCACTGCGTACAGAGGTAATGAATGAGGGTGTAAATGTAATGTGGGTTTACCCAGGTTTTGTGTCGAGTAACATAAGAAATGCGGCACTGAACCAGGATGCAAAGCCACAAGGCAAAACGCCTATGAACGAAGCAGAGATGATGACACCGGAAGAATGTGCTGACAAGATCCTGTTTTCTATAAGGAAAAGGCACAGGTCGCTTATACTTACTTCGCTGGCTAAACGTACTTTATTCATGACGCGGTTTCTGCCGCAGGTTGCAGATAAAATGATCCGCAAGTTTTATTTTAAAGAAGGTAAGTTGATAAAGTAAGGTTAGCTACATGTCCATGTAGGGTTACAATGCACACTCTCTTTTCA
Coding sequences within it:
- a CDS encoding glycoside hydrolase family 31 protein: MKHLTVAISIFITSISSTMAQQNRLSEQAGTVKSVKQENNTYHFELTNGFAQVTPYNATTIRVRVNKSKFTGDQSYAIDDLTAKGKFTSKEEDRDNLRLYTDSLMVVVHKTPFRVSFYNKAKQLINADEDALGVSWYGNNVSCYKKLHKDEKFIGLGEKTGGINRRGNFYTHWNADVPGYALNADPLYSSIPFFIGIHDKMVYGIFFDNSHRTYFNFGGGADEELYHFGAEDGEMNYYFFGGNTVTDIIKDYTSLTGRTTMPPLWSLGFQQSRWGYDSQEQLLDIAKTFRDKKMPADVIVSDINYMDNYKIFTWNPNNFSNVKQMNAQMRRMGFDMVTIIDPGIKIEKGYKAYEEGVAKDLFAKYPNGRMYVGHVWPGRCHFPDFVKPETRKWWGESFKDSYVNNGVRGFWNDMNEPAAWGREFPNLIEFGEGKDKATLYKVKNAYGSLMSKATYEGTRALMNGQRPFVLTRAAYAGIQKYSAQWTGDNVSSDEHMLLGFRLLNSMGVSGVPYVGMDIGGFMGNPSPELFVRWMSLGVYSPLFRNHTHFGYNYREPWLFGENNTPIIRGILEQRYQLLPYLYSSFYQAHVTGMPINRMLPIAYTHDDKVYQGKFENQFLFGDNILVAPVESNKQVAEVYLPGNTNWYRLSNDEIFKGGAATYVQAPLTDLPVFVKEGAVIPMQSVIQHTKEKGDGVLYLHVYKGSTPTSFTYYEDDGETYDYEKGSSYRRTISYDPEQQKVLFGAKQGNFSSKFKRVKLILHGFGKAGKDETSALNDGAFELSLN
- a CDS encoding tetratricopeptide repeat-containing protein, with amino-acid sequence MSTGKCFVIMGFGIKTDLATGRKLDLNKSYNALIKPVVTAKGLSCIRADEILHTGIIDVMMYKELMEADIVIADLSTANPNAFYELGIRHALRPHTTIVISESKLPYPFDLNHVRITSYDHLCDVIDYDEVMRFHGVLGKTLDVVMQQPKVDSPVYTYLNGLVPPALQERAAQVAVEINNAIEKNQPARKKKSEQSKTMSMTTEQAEEAIKKRKYKTAKLLFGSVLDMLENDDDPANNINPYILQRLAFSIYKSKEPLRLHGTESKEGNHLLALTEAMTYLNKLDLRHTNDPETLSLAGSIEKKLYEKQEGDDHLAAALLYFQRSFYLLYSRYNGISLAYMYLCQANSAISSTIEEKIADLVAARRMWKMVIEKCNHDWKEVVKREQKHQHDEQEYDALSQEQTKNDLEQKFWIQVNKAEAYYGLGNMEAFQAAHEAASNIPHEKWMMESFEHELKQVKRHLKAVGYLIDPSLQKQRKVVVQPKQAIII
- a CDS encoding 4'-phosphopantetheinyl transferase family protein: MPLFYQQNINEHTRLGIWRIEEPEEFFLEAVPLQAAITHPQKRLQHLAGRYMLAHLFPGFPYHEILIADTRKPYLPNEQYHFSISHCSSYAAAIVSTESRVGVDVELVTARVEKIKHKFLHPDELRFVNAQLPSQQLQLLSLLWSAKEAMFKWYSYGDVDFSEMLRVFPFILANKGTIDACFIGTAMQVPLTLHYQLFDDLCMVQVMSDH
- a CDS encoding SAM hydrolase/SAM-dependent halogenase family protein; this translates as MPIVTLTSDIGLEDYLVAAVKGQLYSVLEQVNIVDISHQLSSFNYPQAAYFCCSAFKYFPKNTFHMVLVNMFDEKPKQMLLAYHNQQYIACADNGLLTMILDGTPEYVVGLPLPAGEPPTTLTCTATIIAAYQQLLQGKSLDAIGDPGVAIVEKLRLKYVTSPTTMEGQILYIDNFENVIVNITRSDFEKERNGRNFKIVFKRDEVIDSISESYACVPQGEKVAYFNSAGYLEIAINKGNAAGLFGLQGFSEAMQKQSMSLQNKWFYQTVKIFFE
- a CDS encoding lysophospholipid acyltransferase family protein, which encodes MKYILKPLQWIYCIYALLLFIITMIVALPFVIVGSFFGKVKGGNFIYQVCKVWGLTWYFFVGIRHKNIYEVPHNTEGTYIFVANHSSYMDIPPIVIAMDQPVRVLGKYEMVKYPLFGSIYKRAVILVERKNAERRAKSVRLLKTALRKHISIFIFPEGTFNETEQPLKEFFDGAFRIAIETQTPIKPVLFVDALDRLHYSSIFMLTPGQCRVVFLEEIPVAGLHMKDVAALKQLVHRKMEEGLRRYRSYPAATAANESSNDA
- the dcd gene encoding dCTP deaminase, whose product is MILTDSRILEEMEKGTIKIEPYTREALGSNSYDVHLGKWLATYKEHILDAKKHNQVEHFEIPEEGFVLYPHIFYLGVTMEYTETHAHVPFLEGKSSTGRLGIDIHATAGKGDVGFCGNWTLEISVKQPVKVYKGMPIGQLIYFPVDGEIEVKYNQKKNAKYSGQPDKPVESMMWKNTF
- a CDS encoding SDR family oxidoreductase, which gives rise to MSYFSNKVVVVTGGSDGIGKALVEKLLEQGATVATCGRNHDKLYQLQLQQTGRPLFTMSADIGKEADCKKFIDTVAKTYGRIDVLINNAGISMRAMFQELELETLRQLMDVNFWGTVYCTRYALPEIIKTKGTITGILSVAAFRGLPGRTGYSASKFAVNGFLEALRTEVMNEGVNVMWVYPGFVSSNIRNAALNQDAKPQGKTPMNEAEMMTPEECADKILFSIRKRHRSLILTSLAKRTLFMTRFLPQVADKMIRKFYFKEGKLIK
- a CDS encoding putative quinol monooxygenase; protein product: MLVRVVKMTFRDDAIEEFKTFFEGRKKQIRNFEGCMHLELWQDRLHPAIFFTYSHWVSADALDAYRHSSFFADTWQQTKQLFAGKPEAWSINQVVVLP